One window of Bacteroides sp. AN502(2024) genomic DNA carries:
- a CDS encoding glycoside hydrolase domain-containing protein: protein MKRLTIFSLTYLFSMGAVFAQQGVTQCGVPTGQPKFPLLTYQELPDPTVSSDKEWAAVTSTQVSWGTTDVRYTKHQLPQLKKQQTVSLKGWRGERVNAQAVVWTGIELKDLNFSFGDFKDKKGNILPKDAFTGGFVRYVMTDELNKDGRGACGYRKSVDYDSLLVADPIDANLKTMVLPARTVQPVWVQCWIPQSVTPGTYKGELLINDGSRLLQRLNLEITVSSRELPQPSEWAYHLDLWQSPYAVARYYQVPLWSQEHFDAMRPLMKMLANAGQKIITATLTYKPWNGQTEDYFDTMVTWIKRADGTWFFDYTIFDRWVEFMMSVGIDKQISCYSMVPWKLSFQYYDQATNSLQFVKTAPGEAAYEEMWGAMLASFSKHLKEKGWFDICTIAMDERPMEVMQKTLKVIRKADPNFKVSLAGNYHAEIEPELYDYCIVIGQDFPEEVRLRRIAENKRTNYYTCCTEAHPNTFTFSEPAEAAWISYYSSKKQLDGYLRWAYNSWPLEPLLDSRFRSWAGGDTYLVYPGARSCIRFERLIEGIQAHEKINILRQEFEKEGNKAGLKKIEKMLAPFNLGSMPEIPAAVTVNRANQILNTF from the coding sequence ATGAAACGACTTACTATTTTTTCTCTGACTTATCTTTTTAGCATGGGTGCAGTTTTTGCTCAGCAAGGAGTCACTCAATGCGGTGTTCCGACAGGACAACCGAAGTTCCCTTTACTGACTTATCAGGAGTTACCTGATCCTACTGTATCTTCTGATAAAGAGTGGGCAGCGGTGACTTCCACTCAAGTTTCTTGGGGTACAACGGATGTCCGATATACAAAACATCAACTTCCGCAGTTGAAAAAACAACAGACTGTTTCCCTGAAAGGCTGGCGTGGCGAACGTGTGAACGCGCAGGCTGTTGTATGGACAGGCATAGAACTGAAAGACTTGAATTTCAGCTTTGGTGATTTCAAGGACAAAAAGGGAAATATTCTTCCGAAAGATGCATTTACAGGTGGTTTTGTCCGTTATGTGATGACGGATGAATTGAACAAAGATGGGAGAGGTGCGTGCGGATACCGGAAATCTGTGGATTATGATTCATTATTGGTGGCCGACCCTATTGATGCCAATCTGAAAACGATGGTTTTGCCTGCCCGTACTGTTCAACCTGTTTGGGTACAGTGTTGGATTCCTCAATCGGTTACTCCCGGAACTTACAAAGGGGAATTATTAATCAATGACGGTTCACGTTTGTTGCAACGTCTGAATTTGGAAATTACCGTTTCTTCCCGTGAACTTCCTCAACCTTCGGAATGGGCTTACCACTTGGATTTATGGCAAAGTCCCTATGCAGTGGCACGCTATTATCAAGTTCCTTTATGGAGTCAGGAGCATTTCGACGCCATGCGCCCTTTAATGAAAATGTTGGCAAATGCCGGACAAAAGATTATCACGGCTACTTTGACGTACAAACCTTGGAATGGTCAGACAGAAGACTATTTTGATACAATGGTTACTTGGATAAAACGGGCGGATGGAACATGGTTTTTTGATTATACCATTTTCGACCGTTGGGTGGAATTTATGATGAGTGTAGGTATTGATAAACAGATCAGTTGTTATTCAATGGTTCCTTGGAAGTTGTCATTTCAATATTACGATCAGGCAACCAACTCTTTGCAATTTGTGAAAACTGCACCGGGGGAAGCGGCTTATGAAGAAATGTGGGGAGCGATGCTTGCTTCTTTCTCCAAGCATCTGAAAGAAAAAGGATGGTTTGATATTTGTACCATTGCGATGGACGAACGTCCGATGGAAGTGATGCAGAAGACTTTGAAAGTGATTCGTAAAGCTGATCCGAATTTTAAAGTTTCATTGGCTGGAAACTATCATGCGGAGATTGAACCGGAGCTGTATGATTACTGTATTGTCATCGGACAGGATTTTCCGGAAGAGGTGCGCCTTCGTCGTATTGCCGAGAATAAACGTACTAATTACTATACTTGCTGTACGGAAGCCCATCCTAATACGTTTACTTTCTCAGAACCTGCAGAAGCAGCCTGGATAAGTTATTATTCATCTAAAAAACAACTGGATGGTTATTTGCGTTGGGCATATAACAGCTGGCCGTTGGAACCGCTGCTCGATTCCCGTTTTCGTAGCTGGGCAGGCGGAGATACTTATCTTGTATATCCGGGAGCTCGTAGTTGTATCCGTTTCGAACGTTTGATTGAAGGGATACAGGCGCATGAAAAGATTAATATTCTTCGTCAGGAATTTGAGAAAGAAGGAAATAAGGCCGGATTAAAGAAAATTGAAAAAATGCTTGCTCCGTTCAACTTGGGAAGTATGCCGG